Proteins found in one Exiguobacterium sp. 9-2 genomic segment:
- a CDS encoding amino acid permease, whose product MKTSGAFRRKMESRHLIMLSLGGVIGTGLFLSTGYTLEQAGRVGTILSYLIGAVVVYLVMLSLGELAVHMPETGSFHKYATKYIGPGTGYTVAWLYWLTWTVALGSEFTAAGILMQRWFPSIPVWVFSALFAAMILGINVLKVRVFAEVEFWFSAIKVVTIIAFILLGAGAIVGFIPLQDGSPASFFSSLTEGGLFPNGAFAIFMTMLAVNFAYSGTELIGVAAGEAVDPKRTIPLAIRTTILRLVLFFVGTIIVLAVLLPTEGKGVLESPFVAVFERIGIPYAADVMNFVILTAILSAANSGLYAASRMLWSLANERMIPRFFAQVTPSGVPLRAVLFSMLGGGLALLSSIYAAGSVYIALVSISGLAVVIVWMSISVAQYRFRKQFLREGHTVDELVYRTPLFPLVPIAAFVVCLISLIGIGFDPTQRVALYCGIPFIVICYVVHAFTNSSQKRSVENVPNQKSS is encoded by the coding sequence ATGAAAACGAGCGGAGCGTTTCGACGCAAGATGGAATCACGTCATCTGATCATGCTGTCGTTAGGAGGCGTCATTGGAACAGGATTATTTTTAAGTACAGGTTATACGTTGGAACAAGCGGGACGTGTCGGAACGATTTTGTCGTATTTGATCGGAGCCGTCGTCGTCTACTTAGTCATGTTAAGTCTCGGTGAACTCGCTGTGCACATGCCGGAAACCGGATCATTCCATAAGTACGCAACGAAGTATATCGGACCCGGTACCGGTTATACGGTGGCCTGGCTCTACTGGCTGACGTGGACGGTCGCCCTTGGTTCAGAATTCACGGCAGCAGGCATTTTAATGCAACGTTGGTTCCCGTCGATTCCAGTCTGGGTGTTCAGTGCATTATTCGCTGCGATGATCCTTGGTATCAACGTCTTGAAGGTCCGCGTATTTGCTGAAGTCGAGTTTTGGTTCTCCGCCATTAAGGTCGTAACGATCATTGCTTTCATTTTACTTGGTGCGGGAGCCATCGTTGGCTTCATCCCATTACAAGATGGTAGCCCAGCCTCATTCTTTTCTTCCTTAACGGAAGGAGGATTGTTTCCAAATGGGGCATTTGCGATCTTCATGACGATGCTTGCCGTGAACTTTGCTTACTCAGGAACGGAATTGATCGGCGTCGCAGCGGGTGAAGCGGTCGATCCGAAGCGGACGATTCCGCTTGCGATCCGAACAACGATTTTGCGACTCGTCCTCTTTTTCGTCGGTACGATCATTGTATTAGCCGTCTTATTGCCAACGGAAGGGAAGGGCGTGCTCGAAAGTCCATTCGTCGCGGTGTTCGAACGAATCGGGATTCCGTATGCGGCAGACGTGATGAACTTCGTCATTCTGACAGCGATCTTATCGGCAGCGAACTCTGGGCTTTACGCTGCCTCCCGGATGCTTTGGTCGCTTGCGAACGAACGCATGATTCCGCGTTTCTTCGCCCAGGTGACGCCAAGTGGGGTTCCACTTCGAGCTGTTTTGTTCAGCATGCTTGGTGGAGGACTTGCTTTGCTTTCTAGCATCTATGCAGCAGGAAGTGTCTATATCGCGCTCGTCTCGATTTCCGGTCTTGCTGTTGTCATCGTCTGGATGAGTATCAGCGTTGCGCAGTATCGCTTCCGGAAACAATTCCTCCGCGAAGGGCATACGGTCGACGAATTGGTCTATCGTACACCACTCTTTCCATTGGTACCGATCGCCGCTTTCGTCGTCTGTTTGATTTCCCTGATTGGTATCGGATTTGATCCGACGCAACGAGTCGCCTTGTATTGCGGTATCCCATTCATCGTGATCTGTTATGTCGTTCATGCGTTCACGAATTCTTCTCAGAAACGGAGTGTTGAAAATGTCCCGAATCAAAAATCCAGTTGA